CAAGTGGTATTGGATAAAACTCCATTGACCGGCCGGCCGGTAACGGCGTTAGCTTCCGTCAGCCTCGCCGCCAAAGCCCAGAGGCACCAGCATCCTTGGAGGCAGCCTCGATAGATATGCTCTTTATTAATCCTCCTTTCGACGGCTCTACTTGTGTCTTTTCATGCTCGGTTTCATGTCCGCCTCGCTCCAATTCAACTATGgacaatctaatagctcataagtatttcctccgtttcataatataagactttctagaattacttacatttatatagatattaatgaatctagacatatatagtgtttagattcattaacatctatatgaatattagcaatgctaaaaagttttattataaatcattaataTATGGTGCCACATCTCATACACATATAACgtattggagtccgtgctgcagctggctacaaatctatagcccgcttttcttctctcacctctcttctcttctcctcatATGCTTACAGCTGACTTGTAGCCGGCTATTGTACTCGCTCTTAGATTTCGAGACAGCTTGTGAAAATTTGGAGGGGTTGGAAAAACTAATTTGGCTGTATAGATGTCACAACATTTTTCTACAATTTCCCACCTCAATCCATTATTTCCATGTGCATATTTCCCAGCTGCtaaacagtgttttttttttacaaaatcatattaatctattttttaaatatagctaataattaattactcGTGTGCTAATAAGATGCTCCGTTTTGCGTGCGCGGCCGAGCACAACCTTTATTGCCTTTcagttttattttatattttgcaactacaatttttttaaaatctagATGAAAAGTTACACGGCATAAGGAAACTTATTATTCTTAGAAAAGCTACAACCTATAAAAACTCCCCCAAACAAACCCCTTCGCTGTTTTTGTCACAACCAAGTGGTCGTGgtcattttcaacacaaaacaaatatagtatcaaaatatttaatattagatttagtgaaactaatttggtgttatagatgttacaacatttttctataaatatggtcaaactttagaaagtttgactttgaaaaaaaatcaaaatgttttATAACATGTGTTGACGGGCTATACCTAACTACAGTATTTATAGAGTATGAGAATCGTTGGTATGTAGGTATATGTGAGATTACAGTAAAGAAGACCCAATTGTAGAGCAAGCTAGATACTCTAGTCTACCAACTATCCAACAACTTACAATTAATGACTAGCAATTGGCTTCTTCCAGACAGATATGCGATGTGGCTTTTGGTTTGTGATTCGATGCCCTCCTATCCGGGGGGCATTGTATTTATATAGATAGACGACTTTCTCTCCAGACAGAATTTGGAGAAACCTTGTAGGACACAGGCAGATAAAAGACCTTGTCTTTTTTGAGTCGGACTTCGACAGCCTCTAGTCCCGTGGAAGGAATTTTCGTTCTTATCTAATTATGTACCATATTTGAGTTACCATTTTGTATAACATTAGGTGTGtgatattatttaaatataggaGGTATATCTAATCCTAATACTGACAATATAAAATGAGGAATTGCAGTTGGGATTAACTATGAATATGGTGCCTCAATCAGGTTTACCACAACTAATACTGTCATGAGTCATGACACTTTCTTCTGATGTCAACTTTTCCTAACCCCCAAATGTCAAGGCGCAAGAGTATCAGCATCGTCAGATCTAGAAGGAATTATAATAGTGCGAAGATAACTACCAGGTTTGATTGTTCAGATAAAACTAAAGCAGCCGGCAACATGGTACTCtggaacaaaaaagaaaagacaatgAGTAGGAGTATAAACTTGGATGACAAAGTTGACAACAGATGATGTGTTAGCCCGTTGAATTTTGTTGAATATTCTTCCCTCGCGAAGCCCAGTCTCCAAACGTCAGAAGCTTCTTGGGAAAATATCCCTGCAAGCGTTCACTTGCAGAAACTTCAGAGAGGAGATGATGTGAAAGCCACCCAGCCGGGCTCGCAGTTTGCAGCCTCCCTATGCTGACTTCCTCTGTTCAGATTTATTTTGCACAGTGCCCGGTTCAAAGGAGATTTATagttagcgcatgattaatttaaGAATCAAATACTATAAACTCAAAAAAATGGATTTGTGTGAATTTTAAAGAAACTTCTAGAATCCGAAAAGAGGACTGCCCAATACTACTGTCTTCTCTTCAAGCCTTCAACGATTACGATGTCCTGCCAGATCATAGGTACGTGCATTTTTAATCTCCGTGTCGTTGACACGCGTATGAAGGTCAGAACCATGGAAAATTGGCAGGAGGTGACACTCATCCAGATTTTGTTCTGTAAGATCGGTATCAAGGGTTTGTTTAGTTTGATGTACAATTTTACTcgatcaaaattttggtaattttaaTAGTAgcaaatatatattaattaccaaattttgtttaTAATAGTTCGATTCAATACTATAAAATTTGGTCAATATTTTGATCGGGTAAAAATTAGCTTTTAACGAAACAAGCCCTAAAGTCGGTCGGGATGTTTCGATCGCATGCAGGGGCGGCAATCGGCCAGGGATTTGAGAAAATGCCAGGAAATGGTCGTGTTTGGATGATCGTggctctgaactctgaagaacGAACTGTGCACGGAATGTTTGTGTCAGGGGCTCCGGACAACTTCCTTTTGTTTTggttaggccatgtttagatttcaacttttttttcagtaaatttttaacttttccgtcacatcaaatttttatatacacacaagctttcaattttttcatcacatcgtttcaattccTTCAAACTTTCCAATTTTGGTGTAtaactaaggccctgtttagagcTGTGTTTAGTTACACGCAAGaatggaagtttgaaaaaattagaacgatgtaacggaaaagttgaaagttgatGTGTGTAgtaaagttcgatgtgacggaaaagttggaagtttgaatatTCTAATTTTTAcatcacatcattctaatttctttaaacttctaattttagtgtggaactaaacacaacctcaACCTTAATGTGATACTCCATGGTACTACTACGGAGTATGTTAGACCGCGCTGATACTACTAGTACTCCGTTTCATTTCCCCGAGGAATTCAGGCAAAGGATACGACATGATACGGTCTGTAACTGCCTCGATTGCAGAACCAGCCTGAGCTATCCTGTAGATGTTGTGCTGTTGTCCAGTTTGCTGGTTGCCGCTGTGCAGAGGTTGATGTAaatccttttgtttttgttaatGTGATGCAtggcgttttttttttgttgaaaaatgCATGGCATGTTTACCTGCTAAAACACTCATACAGTACTATCTCATTTTGTGGCTAAGGCGACGATTCGACGAATCCAAAACTCACCgcagggaataagttcactttgggtccctcgaTTTGTCGCTCattccgattttcatccttgaCTGTAAAACCGGGTACAACCCGTCCTCCAACTTATgaaaaccgggcaaacgaggtccctcggcggttttgaaggcggttttggctgacgtggcgcctacgtagcttgtttgactaggtctccgttccacgtggcattgacgtgacgcttacgtggcaattatatcttagaaaaataataaaaagcgcGGCCctacatgtcagctgcacataaaaaaataattttaaaatggagggggccatgtgggccccacatgtcagcctcactcctcacttcttccctctcccttctctctcttcttccctttcccctctctctctctccttcttcccGGGCAGCGGACGGCGCGGGTGGGCGCGGGCGGGCTGGCGGTGGGCGTCGTCGGGGATTCAGCTTCGGTGACTTAGCGCAAGCCACAATGTGACATAGCATGCATCAAAGCCGTCCAAAACGAATCGAACGGAAGATGGCGCTTGGACCCGCTGCAGGTCGAAATATCGCCGCCCGCCCAGCCGTCCCGCGTCCGAGACGGCGCCCGCCCCCAATCTTTCCCGCGCGCTCGCATCGCTGTTTCGCCTCGCCGCGAGCGCGAGCCAACTgggaggctcgccgccgccgtgcctgcGCCAGGCCGCCGTGGTCGCCGCGAGTGGGGAGGGGactggcggccgccgcgcgagGCCAACTCCATGCCCTGCCCTGCCGCGACCTGTGGAGAGGCGCTAGGCCGCCGAGGCCCTGTCCTGCCGCCGCGACCGGGGGCacgtggaggcggccggctgccAGGCCTGACGGCGCGGTGGTGCAGGCGGACGGCCGCCCAGCCCGACAGTTTTCCTGTAGTTCTGCATTTCCATTGTTCTACACTGATCTCCAGACATTGCTCTGCTACAGTATCTGTTTGTTCTGCATTTCAGTTTGTTAGAAGATTATCTGTATTTGGTCAGATATGTAGCCGAATGCCCGATGTTATGATATGATCAATAAACACCTGTTTTGTGCAGTCATAAAAAACATCATAAACACCCATTTTTTTGCAGTGTTCTGAGGTCATACAATCTACAGTTCTGCAGTTACTGAAATGATAAGCAAATAATTCAACGTGTATTCTAGCAGTCTTCAGTTGTTACTCAATCAAGGATCATACAAGTTAATGTGCCAGCATAATTCTAATTTGCAATCATACAGGATATCAACTTCTTCCTGTTGATGGTGGCATGTCCTCAAATTCAGGCAACTCAATGCTTCACCAAGCAGCAGCAACCAATCATATACCAAATTAGACATTTGCAACCAGGTTCTCATATATCCCTATTCGCCGGCGACGAAGTGGGCGGCCGACCGGTGCGGGCTCGGAAGCTGAACTCCATCAACAAGTCGAGGCCGCCAAAATTGGAGGTCCGGCGCGGGCGGAGCGTGTTCCCGACGGCCGGCAGGAGCACCGCGGCCTCCTCCACGCGCTGGGCTCGGGCTGGGGCCTCGCCCGCCTGCATCAGCGCGCCATCAGTCttggcggccggccgcctccacgcgCCCCCGGTCGCGGCGGCAGGGCAGGGCGGCCTGGCGCCTCTCCggttgcggcggcggtgctggtgCCTCCCCactcgcggcggcgcgcctccCAGCCGGACGAGAGCGACCGGCGAGGCGAAGCGCGGCTGCGCTGGCGGACGCGGATTTGGACTGGAGCGATGCCGTCTCAGGCTGCGTGGCCTCCTGTTAGGCTTAAACGGCAATTGTTTTGCCTGCATGCGGGCCCAAGTAAAGCAGCCATTCGATTCGTTTTGAACGGCTGAGATGCACGCAATGTCATCCTGTGACTTGCCTATACTAAGGCAGCGTTCGTTCCAGTGAGTTTGAGGAAGAAAGcacatcgttttccgcgtgcacgcttcctaaactagtgttttttgcaaaaactttctataggaaagttcttttaaaaaatcacattaatctatttttgaaatttaaaatagttaataatcaattaatcatgagctaataactcacctcgttttgcgtatcttcccaatatcctcaatcccctcctcctcaaacacaccctaagtcaCCGAAGCTGAGTCCTGGCGTGTTCGGGCCTTCGGGGACCTCCTCGGCAACGGGATCTTCAACTCCGACGGGGAGACGTGGGTGGCGCAGCGGAAGACTCTGGCCGGGCGTGCACCGCTGATTCTctcccaccggccgccgcgcgccgctccctcccaccggttccgcgcgccgccgctcctctcccgcccTCCCGCCGGTCGCCGACCCTCGGgcaccgccgctcctctccctccttcctgcCGGCCGACGCAcgtcgccgctcctctcccaTCGGCCGGCCCGACGAGCTCACCTCCTTCCTCGCGGAgctcccgtcggccgccctctccgccggcgCGGCGCTTGCGTCGGTCGCCCTGTCCGCTGCACGCACACCGGATGCAGTACAAGCAAACGAAGAAAAGGaatgcaaaagaaaagaaaaggatagatAGAGGAGAGGGCGTCCAGCACGTCGACCAGCATCAAGGCGCGCAAGCTCGAGCTCGCAGCCGAAAGCGGCAAGGGCgacgcgtcgtcgccggcggcggcgtccatgcCGTTGTGCTGCTCCGCTGCTAGCAGCTAGCCGCGCGTCCCTATGGCCTCCCTCCTGTGTAGTTCCGTGGTCATCGACACAggctgccgcctcgccgcgaGCTGCGCCCCCGTTTTGAGTTCGTTGACATGCGACAAGCACCAAGAAAGTCAGCAAAATGCCAGCAGGAAGAGGATGCTAAGATCTCGATGTAATTAACCGCTAACTAATTTTGCTTGCAGGCCGGTGGAGCCGAGCAGGCGGCGGGGCGCAAAGACGATAGGAGGagcggagcgggcggcggcgcgcggagccGATAGGAGGAGGTTGAGCAGCGGCCGGCCCGCGGAGCAAGATGGGCAGCGGCCGAAGCGGGCTACGAGCTCGCcgtgatgaggaagaagaggcagaACTGAGTGGGGAGAgggggatgacatgtggggcccactgggCCCCACCTTATTTTTTAGCagatatgtgggccccaccatttttagattaattattttctgtgcggctgacatgtgggcccatgatttttattattttttcgatatataattgccacgtaagcgtcacgtcaatgccacTTATTACAGAGAAATAGTCAAACAagccatgtaggcgccacgttagccaaaaccgctttcaaaaccaccgagggatctCGGTTGTCTGGTTTTTGTAAGATGAGGGACAGTTCAGTTCGTACCCGGTTTTACGGTCAAGGGACAAAAAtcagactgggcgacaaatatagggatccaaagtgaacttattccctcaCTGCAGCCGCACAGGAGCGTACACTCGCTCGCAAGTCGGCCCGTATGCTGATCGCAGGCCGGCTATTGACGGCCCACCAGGCACGCACGCGAAACTCACCGTGACTCGGACGGCGGACGCACCCACCCACCACTAAAACCACTTGCCGTGCCGCCCAACCACCCAACCAAACGTGTGACAAAACTCATGTCTCACCTACACACCAACGGCCCGAGTCCGACACACGTCTCACGCACGAGCAGCGAGCTCGTTGCAAATCCACGCTACAAATATCCAGCTCAGTAGCTCACGCGCCGTCACACTCTCCAGCAGCGTACAATGTCGtcagacgccggcgacgacgacgatgtcgtGCTCGACTTCCGCCCGCTCATCGTGGTGTACAAGAGCGGGCGGCTCGAGCGCCCCCTCGCCACGCCGCCCGTCCCGCCCGGCACGGACGCCGCCACGGGCGTGGCGTCCAGGGACGTGCGCCTCTCCGCCGCTTCCTTCGTGCGGCTCTACCTCCCGCCGCCCTGCGCCGCCGTTGCGGGGGGCGAGAGGCTCCCCGTGGTGGTCTACTTCCACGGAGGAGGGTTCGTGATCGGGTCGGCCGCGTCGCCCGCGTACCACCGCTGCCTCAatgacctcgccgccgcctgccccgccgtcgccgtctccgtcgACTACCGCCTCGCCCCGGAGCACCCGCTCCCGGCCGCGTACGaggactccgccgccgcgctcgcctgggtgctctccgccgccgacccgtGGCTCGCCGTGCACGGCGACCTCTCCCGCGTCTTCCTCGCGGGGGACAGTGCCGGCGGCAACATCTGCCACCACCTCGCCATGCGCCACGGCCTGACCAGCCAACACCCCCCGCATCGCCTAAAGGGCATCGTGCTGATCCACCCGTGGTTCTGGGGCAAGGAGCccatcggcggcgaggcggcggcgggggagcagAAGGGGCTGTGGGAGTTCGTGTGCCCcgacgcggcggacggcgcggaCGACCCAAGGATGAACCCGACCGCGGCGGGGGCGCCGGGGCTAGAGAACCTGGCGTGCGAGAAGGTGATGGTGTGCGTGGCCGAGGGAGACACGCTGCGGTGGCGCGGCCGCGCGTAcgcggaggcggtggtgcgGGCGAGgggtggcgaggcggcggcggtggagctgcTCGAGTCGGAGGGCGTCGGGCACGTGTTCTACCTGTTCGAGCCGGGCCACGAGAAGGCCGACGAGCTTCTCCGGAGGATCGCCGCGTTCATTAGCGCCAAATGATCGATCACTTATACCATGCGAGTGCGACACACCGAGAGTAGCACTGAAGGACGGTGTCGTCTGTGTTTGCGCGCCGTGGCGCTTGACAAGAAAAACGATGGAACCGGATCGTGTGGTTGGGCGTTGAATTCGGTCACTTCACATGTGCTTTTGTTGTGCTTGTGTTGTGTTGCGTGCATTCGGTCACTGTGGGCCCCCAGTTTCGGATCGGCGGGGCTTGCGGCCTGTCTTAACTGGGCCCATAACGTCTATTTGAGGCCTTTGCACCGAATCGGAATCCAACACGAAAAGGGCCGAAACAACGGCATCCGACCACGGGTGCTGCTCGGTCGCGAGTCGCGACACGCTCCGCTgcgggcggctggaggcagGAGCTGCGTGGATGTGTCGGCCGCGGCCAAAGCCACACGCAACAGCAAACCGGAAGCTTCGATGCAAACGAGGCAGCCGAGCCGATGAGGCAAAAGCTCTGACCTAACCCGAGAGCCACAGGTCTCGATCCCCGCGATAAAAACCACAAGTAGTACTACGTAGCACAGTATACGAGTACTACTCAAACCTCAAAATCCGCGCTCCCTACGTGAATCCCATCTTCTACCGCCCGGTCAACTCGTCGCGGACACAAGTGGTAGACTGACACAAACATGGTTCGGATCACGACTTCGTACCGCTAAGCTACTACTTAGCCCGTGCGTGGTTAGATTCCGAGGTTGTTGCTGGGTCGACGTGCTCCGGTGCATGCTCGGTTGGTGGAcagaggagaaaagaaaagatcgCTTCGCTTGCTTTTGGTCCAGGGCCCTGGGAACGGAAAAGGTCTCTCCTCTCGATGGCTCGATCGATCGGCAGGAGAAGCATGAGAAGTGCGAATTCGCCAATGGCGAAAGCCTTTGCATAAAAGTCAAGCAAACATGAATGGAAAAGGCAAACGATCACGTTTGCTAATCCGGCTTGGGGTGGGCTGTCAATCTGTCATGGCCCCCTCAATCACCTGTGCCTTTTCCTATCTAATTGCATCGTCTCCTGCACCTGGGGTTGGGTCGAGTAGGGCAAACGATCGATCGAGCGAGAAGAGTAAATTTAAGCGTGCTAATTAAGTTGTGCAGTTAACTAGTGCTCCATTTATATTTCAATTGGCTCACAAAAAAATGTCAAGCTAAAAATAGCAATGCTAAATAAGGTAACTAGCTTTATCTTACTTCAAAATTAGAAAGAGTAAGATGCGCCGTAGAAATATCAATAGCAATCTTTTAGCTTACAAACATCAACAGTGGAATTAATTGGATTCGGCTACACACAGAAAAAGTTAGGACTAGTATTTTGTATCATATTCAGTCTTACTGGCCTACTAGAGTCTAGATCTACCGTGGTTGCGAGCTGAATTACTATTTAACCCGGATAGTAATAAAACCCCAGATGCATAGTGTCTTTAACTGGTTAGTTTTGTCCTTAAAAGAACCCAGCTGGTGCGTGCGCTCAGACCACGCTCCGTGAACAGAGGGGATCCCAACGCCGACCCTACACGTCATCCCTACGCCTCGtcatcggacggccgagatcgcgCCTAACTCCTCGATCCAACGGCTAGGATCCGTCGCTAACCCACTATATATCCAAACCTCACCCCCACCCACGAGCTCCCTCTCTTTTCCGCCCTCCACCCTCGCGAGCCAAGCTACCAttctcctcctcggcggcggcggcggcggcggcggcggcgatgcagatggcggcgaccaccaccaccaccgactcCTCCCAGGCGGCCGTGCCGCCTCACCACCCTCACCCTCACGCCCACCCGCACCCGCACGCGCACCCGCACCCGCACCACCCCATGGCGCAGGCGCGGTGGGTCGTCCTGCCTtacccgcctccgccgccgcccatggtggccgctccgccgcccccgccgccgcagtaCGCCAAGCACTTCGCGGCGGGGCCgccccccgccgcggcggccgggcggcgcacgccgaccccgcccgcccccgccggatccggcgggAACGGGTGCGAGGAGAACAAGACGATCTGGGTTGGCGACCTCCAGTATTGGATGGACGAGAACTACCTCCACAGCTGTTTCGGACCCAGCGGCGAGGTTTGCCTTCACTCCCCGATCCGGGCTTTCCGTACTAGATCTCACTGATACGATTAGATTCGTGCCATTTCCATGGGTTAGTTCGCCTGTTAGTGTTCTCAAATTGTCGCAAAAGCATACTTTTGCGTTTATTTGTCGCTCTACGCGAATAAAGGTACAAAATATTTGTAGAATTAGCTTTGAGGTTTGCTCGAGGCACCTACTTCGAGGCCATTCAATGCAATATGACGTAATGCTTTTGTTGGTCTAGTGATTTATGTCTATTGATTCGTTTTGTTACTGCCGAGTAACTTGAAAGCATGTTCCTTTATTTGGTTGAGTTGTTATTTTATATGAAACTGGAAATGGGGCACCCTTTCTGTAGAATTGGTACTTTCGAGCTGCCAAAGGTGCCGACTTTGTGCTGGGATTTATGTACATGTCCAATTTGATGAGTAGTTTGGAGGAACTGGTCCTGACGTGTGATGATTTAGTAAACATTTTGAATAAGTCAAGCTAGCTGTTGTACTTTGGTGGTTACATAATTAGTAATGAACAGTTAGAGGAGGGAAAGGAAGCCATAATGACAGCATTAGCTATTTTGCTGTATTTTTTGGGACTGTGTCCATCGATGTTGACAGGAAGAAAAATGATGCCTGTTAAGAGGATTATTGTGATGGAAACTGATGCGGTCAGGGACAGGGTTAATGAACAAAGACACAAAATGGACTGTAATTCTTGTTTCTGTACTTGTTGCAGGGATCTGTTTATTCTGTATTTGAAATACCAACATCTGTGGTTGTTAGGTTTATTCAATTACAGAACTAAGGATTACCACTGATCAGTTCGTCAACTTCTTATTTTCGATGCTAGTGTGTATCTGTGCTATTCCTTGACTGCTAACTTCCTTGCCTTTCGACACCCCTTTTTTATAGGTAGTGACGATAAAAGTTATCCGCAATAGACAAACTGGACAATCCGAGGGATATGGTTTTGTAGAGTTCTACTCTCACGGATCGGCAGAGAAGGCTCTTCAGAATTTTACTGGTCATGTGATGCCTAACACTGATCGACCTTTCAAGTTAAACTGGGCTTCATATAGCATGGGTGAAAAGCGATCTGAAGTTGCTTCTGACTACTCAATTTTCGTTGGTGATCTAGCTGCTGATGTTACTGATGAAATGTTGATGGAGCTTTTTGCTAATAAGTACCGCTCtgtgaaaggagctaaagttaTTATTGATGCAAACACAGGCCGTTCTAGGGGCTATGGGTTTGTTAGATTTGGAGATGACAATGACAAATCCCATGCAATGACTGAAATGAATGGTGCGTATTGCTCTACTAGGCCAATTCGTATTGGACCTGCAACTCCCAGAAGGTCTTCAGGTATGTCTCCTATTTCCTGATTTTTTTAGCACTTTGATATTGCAACTCCTATTTTGTCCATGGACCGTCTGATGTTTTATGTTATTAGTAGTTTGGCTTGTACTCAATTTGAGCTATTTTTTGTCAGATTATTAAGTATCACTAAAAATTTTGGAAGGTCTGAATTGTTTTTTCACCTTGTACCCTCCTAATGTTGCTTAATTATACATCTATTACCCCCAACTATTTTTTTGGAACACATAGTGAAGTTCTAATAAATAACGAATTTGTCCTGTTATTTATCTGGACCCATGCCTTGAAGACCACTTGCAAGTTGCAAGATGAGAAATTAAAGAATTGTACCTGCCAAGCAAGATCCTCTTCATGGGGATCCCATCTCGTGGCTAGTGTTTCTAATATTTGGTGGCTTCAGCTTCTCTAACTGCCCCTTGAATTACTTACTATAGGTTCCTATCTTCATAATCATTGCTTCACAGCACTAGATTGAATAAAGTTTAGTTAATGTTCCCAGAGCATATTATGTATGACGTACTTATGTATCTTGCTTTTGTGTAGGGTGCTATACATTTGTTTTAGTGTTGTATGGAATCAGTTTGGTTTAATCATTTGTTTACCCAGCTTCACTATTATCTTCAGGTGATTCTGGCTCCTCAACACCTGGGCATTCAGATGGCGATTCTACTAACAGAACGGTGTGTGGTACTACTGGTTTTCCACGGTGTTTGTCACCCTGTTGCCTGATAATTTCTAATATGTAGTTGTTGATCTCCTTTAGGTATATGTTGGTGGGCTCGATCCAAATGTCAGCGAAGATGAGCTGAGGAAGGCATTTGCCAAATATGGTGATGTTGCCTCTGTAAAAATTCCTCTAGGGAAGCAATGTGGCTTTGTTCAATTCGTCAGCAGGTATGTATCTGAGGCTGTTCTTATTTGGCTACTTAGTTTTATATGACATGCTGGAGATGGTATTTAAGTCTTGCAACTATGTCTTTAGAACTGATGCGGAAGAAGCACTGCAAGGATTGAATGGATCAGTCATTGGAAAGCAGGCAGTTCGCCTTTCATGGGGCCGCAGCCCATCACATAAACAGGTTCGTCCATGCTTCACATCGCTAttttctgttttatattatcTTTGCTATTGGATCAGTAAACCAGTTGCAGTGTGGCACAAATGTTGTATTTGAAATTTTCAGTCCAAGTAAACAACTGGCCTGGGCAAGATAATTTGTCATGTGATTTGATCTTTCCTGTGAAAAAGCTATTTTGTAGTGTGATCTAGTTGCTTTATGACTAAACGAGAGCTTGCTTACCCATGTCATATGGTGTGCATTCCTGCTTCAATACTTCTTCGTCAACCGTCTAGATCTAGTTGCTTTATGACTAACTGAGTGTTGGCTTACTCATTTGGGACGTGACGCACTCCTGCTTCAGTGCTTCCTCATTGTCCAGTATCCTAGTATTATTTAGACAAGACTCCAACCTTAAAGTCTGCTAGCTATTTCTAGTGTGCAATCAAATAACTTTCATTGTGCACCTTTATCTGGGCCATGCCTCATTTATTCAAGTTTACTCCAGACACCAGGCCTGGCTGAGGCCCAACTTTACCTATTGTGTGGGAGAGCTACCTATTTCTAGTGTGCTTAGGTCTACTAGCTATTTCTAGCGTGCAATCAAATAAC
This window of the Oryza sativa Japonica Group chromosome 4, ASM3414082v1 genome carries:
- the LOC4335991 gene encoding probable carboxylesterase 2; the encoded protein is MSSDAGDDDDVVLDFRPLIVVYKSGRLERPLATPPVPPGTDAATGVASRDVRLSAASFVRLYLPPPCAAVAGGERLPVVVYFHGGGFVIGSAASPAYHRCLNDLAAACPAVAVSVDYRLAPEHPLPAAYEDSAAALAWVLSAADPWLAVHGDLSRVFLAGDSAGGNICHHLAMRHGLTSQHPPHRLKGIVLIHPWFWGKEPIGGEAAAGEQKGLWEFVCPDAADGADDPRMNPTAAGAPGLENLACEKVMVCVAEGDTLRWRGRAYAEAVVRARGGEAAAVELLESEGVGHVFYLFEPGHEKADELLRRIAAFISAK
- the LOC4335992 gene encoding polyadenylate-binding protein RBP47-like, producing MQMAATTTTTDSSQAAVPPHHPHPHAHPHPHAHPHPHHPMAQARWVVLPYPPPPPPMVAAPPPPPPQYAKHFAAGPPPAAAAGRRTPTPPAPAGSGGNGCEENKTIWVGDLQYWMDENYLHSCFGPSGEVVTIKVIRNRQTGQSEGYGFVEFYSHGSAEKALQNFTGHVMPNTDRPFKLNWASYSMGEKRSEVASDYSIFVGDLAADVTDEMLMELFANKYRSVKGAKVIIDANTGRSRGYGFVRFGDDNDKSHAMTEMNGAYCSTRPIRIGPATPRRSSGDSGSSTPGHSDGDSTNRTVYVGGLDPNVSEDELRKAFAKYGDVASVKIPLGKQCGFVQFVSRTDAEEALQGLNGSVIGKQAVRLSWGRSPSHKQSRADSGSRRNNMYYGTPFYGGYGYASPVPHPNMYAAAYGAYPVYGSQQLVS